The Poriferisphaera corsica DNA segment AAGCCATGCATTTTCATAGCCATCCCCCCTGACACGCTTTTAGGCGTGTTTTTCAATGCCCTATCTAAATCTCTATCTCCAAATCAGCCTCTCCATAGGCGCTCATCCCACCCTCAAGTGAATACACCCGTTCAAAACCCTGCTCACGTAACATTTTCCCCGCCAATATCGAGCGATGCCCTCCCCCGCAATACAGCACCACGGGCCGCCACAGATCCGCCTCACTTGCATTCCCGCCAAAGCATTCTTTTTCCAAACGCATCTCAATCACGCCCCGTGGCAAATTCACTGCACCCTTCACATGACCCCGCACAAACTCATCTGGCTCACGCACATCCACAATCAACATCCCATCCTCCTCATTCATCAGCTCTCCAAACTCTTCAACATCAATCTCCTCAACACTCCCCTCCGCACGAACCTCATTCGCCAGATCCAGCAATGTTTTCTTTAAAGCCATCATCATCTCCTTGTTTCCCCTCAGCATTTTATTGATCCCTCACACACGAATCATCTTGCCGTATTCACAAAAATTCAACCCACGAAAAACCCCGTTACTCTAAAAAGCAACGGGGCCAATGTTTTGTTGATTTAAAATTCTACACAATCATATCATCGCATACGGATGATTCGTGACCGCATGCCGATGTTTATCACGCTGTCGATTGATTTTACGCCGCACCGTTCGCTTTAATCGCGTTGCAGCCATATCCACCGCCGCATAAAGATCATGTTCGTCCTGTTCAAGATAAACCGTCCCTGCCTTGCCCAACTCGACCTGTACCTTCAGCGACATCTCATGATTATCCTCATGAGAATGATCTCGTGACAACCGCACAATCACCCCTTGTATGCGATCCTTAAACCCATCTAATGCTGTCGCTATACGTGTCTCGATGTGATCAACCAGGCTCGGTGTCAGACCGACGTTCATACCGTGTACTTTAAATTGCATGAAAGGTCTCCAAAAAAACGTAAGTAATCTAACAGGTTCATAGACATGCCCTCCCCGATAAACGCTATCCCCATGCCCATCCAAGCAATCAACTCCTATCTGCTCAGACAAAGAATCGAATGAAACTTATCTCAGTTATCAATGAGCTTCCAGCACTTTCCTTCCGCCCTCAGCCTCACCATAGCAATGCGATATAACACACGTAGGATGATTAAATTCATCCGCCATGTTTGCCATCATTTGTCGCTTTATGTGGTAACACCAAGACGCTCCAGACAATGCTTTCAACACATCCCAGTATCCGTTGTTAAAATGGGAAGAGCAAGAAAAAAGTGCTTCTAAACAAGGCTTTTCATCACTTTTTTGCTAACATAAATCACATGACCGATAATCACGCCATCCACATCGAAATAATCCCACATACCATACCCTGGCCCCCACAAGCCAACGAATTATTCGGACGTGACGCGATTCGATTCATCCCCACAATACCCACCACGCACGATCAATCGACGAACTTATCCACTGAACCACCTCTCCCTCATCTCATCGGCTTCTTCGAGAACAACACCCTGATCGCCGGCCTTCTCTATCTCCAATTCAATGATCACGCTGCTATCCATCATCTCATCATTCCACCGCAACACCGCGGCAAAGGTATCGCCGGCTCACTCCTCCGTCGCGCCATCTCATTCGCCGAATCACACAACGCAACCTACCTCCTCACCACCGCGGGTTTCGGCTGCCACGACCACATCAACCTTTACACCCGACTCGGCTTCCAATCAACTTCCGACCACGCCCCATACATCATGATTAAAACCCTGTAAACTTATCGCCCAACAATGACTCCCCTCAACTCGCTCTCACTCCAACCACCCATGTCTATCTAACCATTAGTTACCATAAACACGTCAAAAAACCCGACTTTTCAGCCGGGCATTTTTATTTATTACATCAATCCCACCACCTCGCGAATAATGGGGGATTTTTTTTTTTTTGGGGGGGGGGAATTGGGGGAGGATTTACATGGGCTTTTGATCGATCGTAGCATCATAAATCGACAGCAGCTTTTCTTTATCAAAAATCATCTCCTGCCGCGTCATCCCCACAATGTCATACACCGGCGTCAGCTCAATCGCATCCACCGGACATGCCTCTTCGCACATCCCACAATAAATACAGCGAAGCTCATCAATATCAAACTTCACCGGATACTTCTCGCGATCATCCCATGGCGACTCCGCCCCTTCAATATGAATACAGTTAGCCGGACACGCCGTTGCACACATAAAACACGCAACGCATCGCACCCTGCCCTCCTCATCACGATTCAATCGGTGCACCCCTCGAAAATTCCCCGCATACAACCCGCCATCCTCAATCAGCAAGTCCTCCCGGCGAACCTCAGGATAAGGCATCACACGATTCGTCTTTCGCTTATGACCACCCACTGCCCCCGCCAAATGGCGGAACGTCGTACCAAGACCCTTAAATACCTCAGGCAGGTAAAAGTTCTGGGCCGCCGTCATCGGCTTCAAATCCACGTTCACCGTTTCTTCATCACGAATGGGCATCGTATATCAATCCTTCGCACATCCAGCCTCGCAGCCGCCTGTGCCTGTATTTCTAAAGTCAGTCTCTACCATTATTTTTGAACGAAACACCCACCCCGTCAAATCCTCTCCTCTGCCCACATTCCCAATCCCAAATTTCACCGCCCCCACAAACAAATACAGGGCCTCAGATCACCTGAGGCCCTTTTTATGAATCGAATCATTCTCCCATCCCCCCCATCCTCCCCATCCTCCAAACCACCTAACGCTTCATATATGCCCCAATCGTCTGAAACATCACCTGATAGTGCCTCTGATATTCCGCCCCCTGCGCCGGCCTCGCCATCGTCACCACCAACCCATTCTCCAGATCCACCCGGATAATTGACGCCGTCGCCGATCCATGCCCAAACACCTGCTCACTCAGCACCAACTCTGGCTCCCCACTCTCCCCTTCCTCAAACACGTCCCTGAACCATTCCGTGCCCAATCCATACCGAACCTCAGGCGTCAGTGTCCCCTCATACAAATCCCCCACACGCACCGGCAACATCTCGTCACGCGTCCGCTTACTAAAAAAGTACAGATCCCCATACGCTCCACCATTCAGCAGCATCTGCCCCACCTTCGCTAATTCCTTTGCGTTCGTCAGCGTCCCGCCCGACGTATCAAACGATTGCGACTTCTCACACCCCAAAGAAGCCCACAGTCTTTCCTGCATCAATCGCTCAAAACTTTCACCACTCACCAACTCACACACCCGACCTACCAAATTCAGACTCAGCCCGTTGTATTCATACTTTACACCGGGATATATCGAATCCAGCCGATTCTTCACCGCATCATCAAACCAGACATTGGGCATCCCCCCATAATTAATATGCCCTTCCGTACCCGCCAAATGCATCATGCACTGACGCACCGTCATCACCTTATCCCCCTCAACCGGGAACCCCTCAATATACTTCCCAAGCGGCTCGTCCAGCGACACCAACCCCTGCTCCCTGAACATCGACAACAACGTACTGAACATCAACTTCGAAATCGAAGCCGCTTCAAACGTTGAATCCTCATCCACCGCATCATCGCCCGCCGCGTAATGCGCCCCTTGATACGCCACCACACCATGCCTCACCACCATCACATTGAACGGCACGCCGCTCTCATCCGCCCAATTCTGACACACCTCAGCCATCGCCCCCTTAAACCCATCCTCAAACCCAGCCTCCGCAAGCGTCCCTTCTCTCACAACCGTCGCCCCCTGCCCTTCAACCACTTTCGGATACGCAAGTACCTTAGCCTCACGCCCCTCCTCCTTCATACGCAAACGCAACATCTGATCCTTCGTCATAATCCAAGGCGTTTCCCATCCCTTCACTTCACCCAATTTCCCCTCCCGCTCTTTCTGCGACAACACCAACAACCCGTTCAATATCGCCACACCCTCATCATTCGAAATCATCTGCCACAACATCCCCTGTTGCATCTTTCGCATGACGCGTTCATCAAACTTTTTAAACACCGCATCACCAATCCCAAGCGCATTTAAATGCTGAAAATCCAAGCCCCCCAGGTATCGCGTCCAAACGATATCCATATCGTACATCGCAGCAAACGCTACAATTTTCCTCAATTCAAACCCCTCCTCACCTGTAACTTTAATCGAAGCAAAATAGATCTTCCCACTTTCTGCTCGTTCCACCTCATTCAAATCACTGTCATACCACTTCATCTCAATCTTGTAATCGCCCAACACCAGCTTCGCCAGCTCAGGATTATCAAACTCAGGCGTAAATAAATTCGGCCCATCAATCACATAACTCTTTCCCCAACTCCGTTGATATCGGATCGGCTCGTACAACAACCGCTCCACCAACTCACCTCGTTTCTTCGCTGCCAACATCATCTCTTTCTTCCCCTCCGGGATCAGCAACATTCCAAATCCCCACCCATACATATCGTTTTCAATCTTCACCAACACACGATTCACACCCGCCTTGAACCGCATCACAAACTGATCTTCACCTACATTGATTCCACGACCATGCCGCCGAAAATCATGTACCTTTTCACCATTCAACCAAACCTTCGCGCGATCATCCGACCCAAAATATACCTCGACCGCCTCATCACCATCCGCCTCAACTTCCGTGTACGCATAACCAACCCGCCGCCCTGAATCATTGATCACACCGTTTAACGACAAGCTCTCGCCATTACGCAGCTTCACGACTTTTGTCGATGCTGTCCATTCCTTTCCCGCCTTGTCAACATGCTTCACCACCACACCATCACGAATCACCGCCTCGCCTTCTCCACCAATCGGCAACAGATAATCCTCATCCAGCCCGCCACTATTATTCCCCCCAACCTGCTTCTCCTTCGCTATCTCAGGGTTTGGAAATGTCCCCAAAATCACCCACTCAAACCGCGTATCACCATCAACCTCACTCACATTCACACCACCCCATACCTGCATCACATTCATAGCCATCATCACCCATACAAAAATCGATAAACGTACAGCATTCATCCTGTCGCTCCTTCACAACACCTGTCTATTCATTAATTAGAACCAAACTCGTCTTCAAACATCACCGACAACATTCACAGCACCGCAACGGTAGCAACGACGCCTCACAATCGATCATCTTGAAAACGCTACTACCCCAGCAGCGGCAGCAAATATAACAATCACCAACTACCTAATCAATACCTAACATCGGATAATCTGATATTTATTCAACCGATTCAACAATCAAGACCACTTAATGCATGCCTGGCACATCATTCACTACATTCTCACCACAACCCGCCCTATTCACTCCGCCAGAAACTCGGCGTAAACAACACCAATATCGCATACACCTCAAGCCGACCCAGTGCCATCAACAGCGCCATCACCATTTTCGAGCTGCTGCTAAAAAATCCATAGTTCTCAATCGCGCCCACCTGCTCTAAGCCCGGCCCAATATTGTTCAACGTCGCCGCACTCGCCGTTGCCGCCGACACATAACTCAAACTCCCCGCTGGCTCCAACACCATCAACACAATCGAACCCAACCACCACAGCACGATAATCCCCAAAATATAAACCAGCACCGCCTGCTTCAGCTCCGTCGAGATCGTACTCCCCGCAATCCGGATCGGGCGTACAACACTCGGCCTGAAAATTCGCTCAATCTCCGCAAACATAATCCTGAACCCGATCAGTACACGGATCACCTTAATCCCGCCACCCGTCGAACCCGCCGACGCGCCCACAAACATCAGCATCAACAACACCATCTTCGGAACAAACGGCCACACATTGAAATTCGCCGTCCCAAATCCCGTTGTCGTCTGAATCGACACCACTTGGAACAACCCAAACCGCACCGCCTCAGGAGCCGTCCCCTCCACCGTTGAACCATCCGTCACCTGAATCGTGCTGCCCACCAGATACGCCGACACAACCATCGTCGCCCCAACAATGATCGCTAAATACGTCCGCAGCTCCGGGTCCTTCCAAATCAGCTTGAACCGCCGCCTCGCCAGATGGTAATACAACCCAAAGTTCACCCCAGCCAGGATCATGAAAATGACCGTGATGAAATCAATCATCCACGTATTCAACACCCCAATATGCTCCGCGTTGTAATACCCAATACTCGCATTGTGCGTCGAGAACCCGCCCGTTGCCAGCGTTGCAAACGTATGACACACCGCCTCAAACCACGTCAACCCAAACGCCTTATACAGCACCACCTGAATGATCGTGAAAAACAAATAAATCAGCCACAAAATCCTCGCCGTCTCACGAATCCGCGGGCGAACACCCTGCTGTTGCGGCCCCGGCGCCTCAACAAAAAACAATCGCTTCCCACCCACACCCAAGTTCGGCAGCACCGCCACAAACAAAACCACAATCCCAAGCCCGCCCAGCCAGTGCGTCATCGCCCGCCACAACAACAGACCTTGTGGCACACCGCTGATATCACTCAACACCGTCGAACCCGTTGTCGTCAATCCACTCATCGCCTCAAAATAACAAGACGCGAACGATGCAAACTCATGACCCGACCGCGTGGCCGCATCAACCAAATGCTCATCATTAAAATGCCACCACAAAAAGTATGGCAACCCCGACAACGCCGCACCAACAATCCACGTCAGCGCCACCAACAACAACGCCTCACGCCTCCCCAGCGTTTCATCAAACGCCGGCAACATCCCATCCCCACCCTTCTTCGCATATCGGCCCCAACCCCACATAATCAACCCCACAAACGAACCCACACCAATCGTCCCCAACAATCCATAGATCGCGTACAACTCCTCTGTCTTGTCAGCCGCATACAACTGCCATGCCGCCCAAGCTGTAATCAGCAACATGCAGAAGCACATCACTAACATCACTAAACCAAGTTGTTGAAAAACGATCCTAAGCTTCATATCACTCCCGTACCCCCCCTGTTCGTATCACATCATTTCCAACTCCGCCCCTGACTTGCAGCGCTATCTTAATAGCCTCCCCGAATCACTGCTATCTCCCCCCTGTTCGTATCACAACTTCTCCAACTCCGCCCCTGACTTGCAGCGTTATCTTAATAGCCTCCCCAAATCACTGCTATCTCCCCCCTGTTCGTGTCACATCATTTCCAACTCCCCCCTGATTTGCAGCGCTATCTTAATAGCCTCCCCGAATCACTGCTATCTCCCCCCTGTTCGTATCACAACTTCTCCAACTCCGCCCCTGACTTGCAGCGCTATCTTAATAGCC contains these protein-coding regions:
- a CDS encoding rhodanese-like domain-containing protein, which gives rise to MALKKTLLDLANEVRAEGSVEEIDVEEFGELMNEEDGMLIVDVREPDEFVRGHVKGAVNLPRGVIEMRLEKECFGGNASEADLWRPVVLYCGGGHRSILAGKMLREQGFERVYSLEGGMSAYGEADLEIEI
- the hpf gene encoding ribosome hibernation-promoting factor, HPF/YfiA family; the protein is MQFKVHGMNVGLTPSLVDHIETRIATALDGFKDRIQGVIVRLSRDHSHEDNHEMSLKVQVELGKAGTVYLEQDEHDLYAAVDMAATRLKRTVRRKINRQRDKHRHAVTNHPYAMI
- a CDS encoding GNAT family N-acetyltransferase translates to MTDNHAIHIEIIPHTIPWPPQANELFGRDAIRFIPTIPTTHDQSTNLSTEPPLPHLIGFFENNTLIAGLLYLQFNDHAAIHHLIIPPQHRGKGIAGSLLRRAISFAESHNATYLLTTAGFGCHDHINLYTRLGFQSTSDHAPYIMIKTL
- a CDS encoding NuoI/complex I 23 kDa subunit family protein, whose product is MPIRDEETVNVDLKPMTAAQNFYLPEVFKGLGTTFRHLAGAVGGHKRKTNRVMPYPEVRREDLLIEDGGLYAGNFRGVHRLNRDEEGRVRCVACFMCATACPANCIHIEGAESPWDDREKYPVKFDIDELRCIYCGMCEEACPVDAIELTPVYDIVGMTRQEMIFDKEKLLSIYDATIDQKPM
- a CDS encoding serine hydrolase domain-containing protein encodes the protein MNAVRLSIFVWVMMAMNVMQVWGGVNVSEVDGDTRFEWVILGTFPNPEIAKEKQVGGNNSGGLDEDYLLPIGGEGEAVIRDGVVVKHVDKAGKEWTASTKVVKLRNGESLSLNGVINDSGRRVGYAYTEVEADGDEAVEVYFGSDDRAKVWLNGEKVHDFRRHGRGINVGEDQFVMRFKAGVNRVLVKIENDMYGWGFGMLLIPEGKKEMMLAAKKRGELVERLLYEPIRYQRSWGKSYVIDGPNLFTPEFDNPELAKLVLGDYKIEMKWYDSDLNEVERAESGKIYFASIKVTGEEGFELRKIVAFAAMYDMDIVWTRYLGGLDFQHLNALGIGDAVFKKFDERVMRKMQQGMLWQMISNDEGVAILNGLLVLSQKEREGKLGEVKGWETPWIMTKDQMLRLRMKEEGREAKVLAYPKVVEGQGATVVREGTLAEAGFEDGFKGAMAEVCQNWADESGVPFNVMVVRHGVVAYQGAHYAAGDDAVDEDSTFEAASISKLMFSTLLSMFREQGLVSLDEPLGKYIEGFPVEGDKVMTVRQCMMHLAGTEGHINYGGMPNVWFDDAVKNRLDSIYPGVKYEYNGLSLNLVGRVCELVSGESFERLMQERLWASLGCEKSQSFDTSGGTLTNAKELAKVGQMLLNGGAYGDLYFFSKRTRDEMLPVRVGDLYEGTLTPEVRYGLGTEWFRDVFEEGESGEPELVLSEQVFGHGSATASIIRVDLENGLVVTMARPAQGAEYQRHYQVMFQTIGAYMKR
- a CDS encoding TrkH family potassium uptake protein, which codes for MKLRIVFQQLGLVMLVMCFCMLLITAWAAWQLYAADKTEELYAIYGLLGTIGVGSFVGLIMWGWGRYAKKGGDGMLPAFDETLGRREALLLVALTWIVGAALSGLPYFLWWHFNDEHLVDAATRSGHEFASFASCYFEAMSGLTTTGSTVLSDISGVPQGLLLWRAMTHWLGGLGIVVLFVAVLPNLGVGGKRLFFVEAPGPQQQGVRPRIRETARILWLIYLFFTIIQVVLYKAFGLTWFEAVCHTFATLATGGFSTHNASIGYYNAEHIGVLNTWMIDFITVIFMILAGVNFGLYYHLARRRFKLIWKDPELRTYLAIIVGATMVVSAYLVGSTIQVTDGSTVEGTAPEAVRFGLFQVVSIQTTTGFGTANFNVWPFVPKMVLLMLMFVGASAGSTGGGIKVIRVLIGFRIMFAEIERIFRPSVVRPIRIAGSTISTELKQAVLVYILGIIVLWWLGSIVLMVLEPAGSLSYVSAATASAATLNNIGPGLEQVGAIENYGFFSSSSKMVMALLMALGRLEVYAILVLFTPSFWRSE